One genomic segment of Mastomys coucha isolate ucsf_1 unplaced genomic scaffold, UCSF_Mcou_1 pScaffold22, whole genome shotgun sequence includes these proteins:
- the Arrdc2 gene encoding arrestin domain-containing protein 2, giving the protein MLFDKVKAFVVELDGARAGTEPVFHGGQAVSGRVLLELAGAARVGALRLRARGRARAHWTESRSAGSSTAYTQSYSERVEVVNHRATLLAPDSGDIATLPAGRHEFPFSFQLPISLVTSFEGKHGSVRYSIKATLHRPWVPARRARKVFTVIEPVDINTPALLEPQAGVREKVARSWYCTRGLVSLSAKIDRKGYTPGEVIPIFAEIDNGSTRAVQPRAALVQTQTFMARGARKQKRAVVASVDGEPVGPGRRALWPGRALRIPPVGPSILHCRVLSVDYSLKVFVDIPGSSKLLLELPLVIGTVPLHPLGSRSASVGSRASFLQDWGVCTLMDRPEAPPEYSEVVRESQVVAVSQGPSSLLHDPGVTTEGPYFACLQEFRYRPPPLYSEEDPNPPSEAVRPRCMTC; this is encoded by the exons ATGCTGTTCGATAAGGTGAAGGCGTTCGTGGTAGAGCTGGACGGGGCCCGCGCGGGCACCGAGCCGGTGTTCCACGGAGGCCAGGCCGTGTCAGGCCGCGTACTGTTGGAGCTTGCGGGCGCGGCACGCGTGGGCGCGCTCAGGCTGCGCGCTCGGGGCCGCGCGCGCGCGCACTGGACCGAGTCGCGCAGCGCGGGCTCCAGCACTGCTTACACTCAGAGTTACAGCGAGCGCGTGGAAGTCGTGAACCACCGCGCCACGCTGCTCGCGCCAG ACTCGGGGGACATCGCCACGCTTCCCGCTGGACGCCACGAGTTTCCCTTCAGCTTCCAGCTGCCTAT CTCCCTGGTGACATCCTTCGAGGGCAAACACGGCAGCGTCCGCTACTCCATAAAAGCCACCCTGCACCGGCCATGGGTCCCTGCGCGCCGCGCCCGGAAGGTGTTCACAGTCATTGAACCCGTGGACATAAACACACCTGCCCTGCTG GAACCCCAGGCTGGAGTCCGGGAGAAGGTGGCCCGATCCTGGTACTGCACCCGTGGCCTTGTGTCCCTCTCAGCCAAGATTGACCGCAAAGGCTACACTCCAG GAGAGGTCATCCCTATCTTTGCGGAGATTGACAATGGTTCCACAAGAGCTGTGCAGCCTCGCGCTGCCCTAGTACAGACACAGACCTTCATGGCCCGGGGTGCCCGCAAGCAGAAGCGTGCTGTGGTGGCCAGTGTGGACGGGGAGCCTGTGGGCCCTGGTCGCCGTGCGCTGTGGCCAGGTCGCGCACTTCGTATCCCCCCAGTGGGCCCATCCATCTTGCACTGCCGCGTGCTCAGTGTGGACTACTCACTCAAG GTCTTCGTGGACATCCCAGGCTCTTCTAAGCTGCTGCTGGAGCTGCCGCTGGTCATCGGCACGGTCCCCCTGCATCCTCTGGGCAGCCGCTCTGCTAGCGTGGGCAGCCGTGCCAGCTTCCTACAAGACTGGGGCGTGTGCACCCTGATGGATCGGCCAGAGG CTCCACCTGAGTACTCAGAGGTGGTGAGGGAGAGCCAGGTGGTAGCTGTGTCACAGgggccctcctccctcctgcacGACCCAGGTGTGACCACAGAAGGGCCCTACTTTGCCTGTCTCCAGGAGTTCCGCTACCGCCCACCTCCTCTGTACTCCGAG GAGGACCCTAACCCACCCTCAGAGGCTGTGAGGCCACGCTGCATGACCTGCTGA